gatcccatggcctctcatatgcttcaaagggtcctcatgccaagtttcaagctctgattcataaattgctcagtcaactgctcaaatagtcaacagtcgactagtttgacctaaaagtcaactgtggtcaaaatacaatcaaaacttctgatttttgctcAACATAAACATTTTGAAGTAGCATTCATCATTTGATagaaggttgatcatgattcatcagggaAAGATCATAAATCCACAAAATTCtaggttactaaattagggtttctaggagaaagtcaacccaactttgactgataatatctctctcatgctttatcagaaattcACCAACCATTCACCTCTACCAAATTCTCCATTCCCATACACTAACAATCGACAACTCTCATGATTAAACACCCATCCACAAAAAACCCTTTACCATTGTTTCTGACCATTACGAATAATCTTCTGTCACTCTAATTCCGGTTGCagcagagtgataaattttccaACCTATCAGCCGAATTtcgaaactactgtttcgatttgctgcGAATTTTTCTCAGAAGTTCAGAATCGCAAATTCcccgtttttctattttatttgatttaatttctattttcatattttcaaaaaaatctcaaaaaatttgtagttttgttatcttattttatttgatttatgatcaggtttttatatttttttgattttattttgatcatttttctatttttccatttgttttcttaaccgtaacattgcatggtttatgaacaggtttcctatggattGGCCAATTGGAATGAGCtttatcccttgacctcaaggAGGTTATTCGTATTTTGCCAAAAGCCTTTTGGCTTTTGACCAAATCAAAgttattcgtatttggccaaaaaccttttggtatttggccaaatcaggttatttgtaattttgtccataatttaattttctaaacctcaattattttcttgtgttattgttattgttattgttattattattattattattattattattattattattattattattattattattattattattatcttcattattaacattattactatcttttttgcaggtacttcctttgaccattaaccttgttttggccaaacaactTTGCTGGCCACTTTCCCATCATGCACCCTCAAGGCCTAGCCACATAGAATCCAgccaaaccatatcagatcaaatcctagtttttctttaattcatttttttaattattaatttattgttttattatttaaattttcactaaaaccttaatctttttttctcaaaccataaaatttatgttattttcataaatcactctaaaatctttttttataaaattaatttgtttttttaaattaataatttagagtaatatttatttttaggtttaaataatttattttaaaaaaaatttaggttaattcaacaataacatttttagacttaggttaatttaatcaaattaggatttttaggctaatttatttttaggttttctaaCCCTGGTTTTAttttttggctaactatttttcatcatgactactAATCACTGTTTTCCCTaacccttttaatttttgatctggtACCTTATAATTGTTGAGGTTTTTTATGCGCGAATTCTTTTCTCACCCCATACTCTGTGATTGTCGAATGCcttttgttaaatattttgccccttttaattttgccttttatttctggctttttattttattatctgcctttatttcaattattcaatcttagggagtgcaagccttgttaaaataAATTAGCCCACTTatctacaagataaatatctgaatttaaccacatgattgtgtcacacacacacacacacctttaggataacccttcttatgctgcctgttgcttttaattatgattctaaaatagtcaagtccctcgattccgaggatacctaaagtaaATGCTGCcttaattcattaaaatcatcataagattttgtccctcgatgttgcctcggaaataaagatgattgtcccattgctaaggtatcatcgcctgttgcctaaatgactgtTCGATCCTTCCCTAGATTACCTGCCcactttatggtagggacaatattatggcgaacgataatttcgacgACCCCTtcttaaatccaatgaaaggactacctgccctctttatggtatgtaTAGCGctttcccattaaagtctaaaagaacagAAATTTTAAACTTAGGATAGGTtctcctgattgcttgctctattcaaattcaaaattcaaaatcttttcccacttcttttcaaagattcttttcaaaaagactacgcttatttacaagctaaagttcttattcaaactttttttacacacttcaaacattttgaaaacaaaaagtgagttaagcaattaagagcccatggataaccatggatacaaagggtgcttacacatttcctctgtataacctacccccgaactcaaaatatttttaaaaggtattttcctgttcttttagcctttttatacattggataaaataaaagtcggtggcgactcttgctatccgcaacatttcaaaagtcagttctcccactgtgTTACAGTATGAcacttgccgctttaccgcttcaacaaaatggcgtcgttgccggggattagTGTTCTTATTGATTCGCATcgcgatagtttctttgtttttgagttttgcacATAATGTCTATATTGTCTATAATGTGTAAATAAAAACTTGTATATATTAATACTTGTATACTTGTGTATAGTTATACATACTTCAATTTTGTTTGGTGaactgactaaacaagttgaactcggattagctctttaattacaaatcttcacttttcaacttgctTATTCATTTTCACCATTCCATTTTgtaaaaattgcatttttcttATTGTTCAAGTTTGTGCACATATGTGTTGTTTATGTATTGTTGTAAATATTATTCTTTCCTAATGTTTGTTCAAGTGTGTGGTTAGGCATCTTCTTTAGGTGTGcattgaggcgaaagcattggcgtatcATGGAGGAAGTTACTACCCGTGCACAATAttggcgtcgagctaacgacgtaaaacgaacgcttgttgggaggcacccttacggttttgacttttgtaaattctgttagttgtgtaaaatgagatgtgtaggtgttaagtggaggctaCACCAGTTGTGCAGTCTTTTGGACTGGTTTTtacttttctggtgtagcgcacTTAGCGCGCCCTGCTGCTTTCAGCCAGTGAATTCTTTTTATTTGTTCACTTGGCTCCCCTCCATTTTCCCACTTTCATCTAGGCTATTTAGTAGTAATTAATAGTATTATGTTTAATTCTTTTTgttgtttggattcaaatttgGCTCGATCGCTTGAAGTAGCATTTGGTGATTCTCCGATTTTGATTTtttcaacatgccaattgtgcaATAATGATAGTGTTCAAAGTTGTAcatgcaaggtactcgtttatcgcttagTATTCCATAACATgattaggaaacttttcatttgaacaattttgagtccatatttaaatgaatattttggACTTAGTCCTAAAAAATTAGAGGCCCATCAGATAATGTCACTCTATTAACAtgtctttaaaatatatatatattttgaaaaaagaagaaatttatattaatttaagcTACAATGATTTTACGATTGAATTTTATGTCATACTTCCTCCATTCCTATTTATAATCCCTCTATTCctatttataagtaaattttgactttttatattcattaaataaatgttgtatgtggatgatataaagactagatacattatttattcaatgatgtaaaaagttaaaatttgcttataaataagaatGAAGGGAGTATGTTGatgtaaaaagttaaaatttgcttataaataagaatGAAGGGAGTATGTATTAAGGTTAAAGGACTAAATCTCCGTCTTAAAAAGTAAAAATTAGAGAACATTTTTTAAAAGTATTtatctaaaataattaaatacttacatgctatattaaatagttattttttaaaagtatttatctaaaataattaaatacttaCATGCTATATTAAATAGTTTTTGCTACATCGAAATAAATAAATAGTCTTAAAGTGTACATCCAAATCTATGTTGAGTTGCATAGATAGGGATCTGAAATTTTTCATCACCCACAAACAATTACAATTCATAGTTGAACAATCCTTTTAAGTCGTGTCACTATTTCACCCGATATCATCACtcctattaaaattaattaagctTTTCAAATCCTCTCAAAATTTacctttttcttcttcatttacAACCAATTATGACCATCCAAGATGATTCATGGTGATGTTAAACCATGGAATCATCATCTTGAAGTACTCCCTTGAATTAAATGAACACGGGTCTGCAACAACTTCATGAGTGTGTGAAACAGAGGAGAACATGAACTGTCGGCAATGTTTCATTTAAAGCGATTTGAGATAGTATTAGCTAATGGGAGAAATTAAGTTTAATGTCGTTAATTAGGGAGGGGCTATCATCTACTAAGAGATAGTATTAGAACTCACGTGCAGTAACAGAAGGAACGGTATCAGTTTTATCCTAAAATTTATTAAGTACAagtttcaaaatcattttttaaacatTTCAATGCTGAAAGGGGATGAAAGCTTTTATATCAAACCAATACAGAGAGTACAACCAAAGTATCATTTTTGGTGTGTAAGCAAATAGTTTTAGACCTTTGAAGGAATGCTTACTTCACCCTCTTTAGTGGTCTTGTCAGCTTCAAACTTATCTATGGCTACCTGGAGTTCATCAGTACCTCCAACAGCTCTCATGGTGTAGAAGTATGCCCCAAAGACAAACGTTGTCAAACCTCCAGCAACTATGAAATTCTTTGTCTTGGGCGCTAGGCTACTAAATCCTAATGCTCCAGCCATCTTGCTAATAAGTAAGGACAGTAAAAAAGTCAGCAAAATTTACATAAACAATATAGAAACGATTTGATATGTATTACAATTCAATggatcaaattatttttttcttgtcAAGAGTTTACAAAACCCCAGCAACATGGATTTACATATATGCCTCTTCAATTGTCATCATCTTTCGGGACACACCTCAAATAGTCATAAACAACAACAATGGGTTGGCTACACACCTACATGTATCAACTTCCGACATAATGTTCTATCCAGAACCGTGTTTTTCTCCAAATCATTAATCTCTAgatcttaataacttctctttcTCATATAGTTTTTTTAAGTCTTCCTCTACCTCTAACTCTTTGACTTCTCTCCATCTAATCTACACTCCTTACCACATAATCTACAATTCTTCTTTCTACATGCCCAAATCACCTGAGTGACTgagtctattttccaccatcttttctaCTATAGGTGCTACTCCAACACTCTTTAATATTATCATTTCTAATCTTATCCTCGTCTCTGCTACACTGACTTAGATTTCTTAACCTTTATTTACCTTCTGCTGCATGCTTCAAATAGTCATAAAATAGTTACTTAAATTATTGCATTGGTTTTCTATTTCCTCGTGCGTAAATAGTTTCTATAAATAGGTCTTGACTCTTGAGCTTATTTTCTTACCCTTTGTATGATTGAAGTAACAGGCATAATAATTGTCATGAAGTATACTAAGCCTGGTCTTATAGATGTGGTATTCCTCATAATTGCTTTCCTTATCTACTTAAGCATGCTTCACTAGTATTATAATTATTGGCTTACTCATTACATTGTTCAATCTTTAACAATTCAAGTATCTTACCATGTAATTATACAAGTTAAAGTTTATGCTTACAAGTGCTACTATTTCCACTCTCATTGAACTAAGTCATTCTATCTTGAACTACCCATATATCACATAACTATTTGGTTCCGGAAACTAGTGGGCAAATTAACTGTATCAGCCTTACCCAACAACTTTTATGATTTACTTTGTTTACCATTTTGATTGTCTTTCAAAATTTAAGGATGTGATATTCCATCATTTCCTCACTCAGTAACCACGAAAAATACAAGCAGTAATCAAGAATCAAACCCAAGAGATCTAATAATGGCATTGCATCCACATGATATATACAAAAAACATCATAATTACcaataacaaaaacatcaagattcACATTTTAGAAATTGATACCCCGAATATAATTCCAACACCAAACTCATACTTGGGTTTTTGACATAGAAGTTATTTACAGAAATTCAGATTTGAGGGAGAGCCGAGGGAAAGGAAGTTTTGTTATCAAATTTGGGGGAAATAGAATCTAGAGGCACAAAAGAATGATTCAATACTTGAAgttaattttgatatttaaatTTCAGTAAAAGAGAGTACTATATGGATTTAGAAAAAATGAAATTTGATGAATCAAAATTTCACTTCCAGAGATTTTGACCATCAATTTCACGCTTCATCAAAATTTCAATAATTAGGGTTTATACCAAAAGAGGGGATTAAAAAAGAACCATACCATTGTTAACCTGATAAATCACTAATACAATTATCCAGTAGCTAAACTATGCATCAATTTCATAGATTGGAATAAAAAACATTAAGATCTAAGTGAAAAGAGTAGAGAGTAAAGGGTTCTGTGTTCAAGATACAAGATAGCAAGAAGAGTGATGAAGGAGAGAACTAAccaa
The Vicia villosa cultivar HV-30 ecotype Madison, WI linkage group LG6, Vvil1.0, whole genome shotgun sequence genome window above contains:
- the LOC131610318 gene encoding uncharacterized protein LOC131610318; protein product: MAGALGFSSLAPKTKNFIVAGGLTTFVFGAYFYTMRAVGGTDELQVAIDKFEADKTTKEGEVSIPSKV